Proteins encoded by one window of Rouxiella chamberiensis:
- a CDS encoding transporter substrate-binding domain-containing protein, protein MKKIFPLILLLAAGSASAESHLQTVVKQGTLNVCTTGDYKPYTFQKPDGSYEGIDISMAESLAKSLGVKLNFVKSTWKTLTPDLVAGKCDIAMGGVSVTLPRQKQVYFAESLDVDGKIPLVRCEDEKKYQTIEQINVASVRVIEPIGGTNEAFVHAYLPNSNLILSHDNAGIFQQLADKKADVMITDASEALYQKKSHPSLCAVNPEKPMQYGEKAYMLPTDDISWKLYVDQWLHLARATGEYQKVVAGWRG, encoded by the coding sequence ATGAAAAAAATATTCCCTCTGATCCTGCTGCTTGCCGCCGGAAGCGCCAGCGCCGAATCCCACCTGCAAACGGTGGTTAAACAAGGCACGCTGAATGTCTGCACCACGGGCGATTACAAGCCTTACACCTTTCAGAAGCCTGACGGCAGCTATGAAGGTATCGACATCTCGATGGCCGAATCGCTGGCGAAAAGTCTGGGCGTTAAACTCAACTTCGTGAAATCGACCTGGAAGACGCTGACGCCGGATCTGGTGGCCGGCAAATGTGATATCGCCATGGGCGGCGTTTCCGTCACCCTGCCCCGCCAGAAGCAGGTCTATTTTGCCGAAAGCCTCGACGTTGACGGTAAAATTCCGCTGGTTCGCTGCGAAGACGAGAAAAAGTACCAGACAATCGAGCAAATCAACGTCGCTTCGGTACGGGTCATCGAGCCTATTGGCGGCACCAACGAGGCGTTTGTCCACGCTTATCTGCCAAACAGCAACCTGATTCTTTCGCACGACAACGCCGGTATTTTCCAGCAACTGGCCGATAAAAAAGCCGATGTCATGATAACCGACGCCTCGGAAGCGCTGTATCAAAAGAAATCGCATCCTTCGCTGTGCGCCGTAAATCCCGAAAAGCCGATGCAGTACGGCGAGAAAGCCTACATGCTGCCGACCGACGACATCAGCTGGAAGCTGTATGTTGACCAGTGGCTGCATCTGGCGCGCGCCACCGGCGAGTATCAAAAGGTGGTGGCGGGCTGGCGCGGATAA
- a CDS encoding amino acid permease, translating to MDSQHTESQLKRGLKNRHIQLIALGGAIGTGLFLGIAQTIKMAGPSVLLGYAVAGIIAFFIMRQLGEMVVHEPVAGSFSHFANKYWGGFAGFMSGWNYWVLYVLVSMAELTAVGIYVQYWWPEIPTWVSAAVFFVAINLVNMSSVKIYGEVEFWFSIVKVAAIVGMIAFGAWLLASGNGGPEASVANLWQHGGFFPNGVKGLVMAMAVIMFSFGGLELIGITAAEADNPQKSIPKATNQVIYRILLFYVGALAVLLSLYPWQKVVEGGSPFVLIFHALNSNLVATLLNAVVLSAALSVYNSCVFSNSRMLFGLAKQGNAPKALMKVNRRGIPFNALAVSAVVTALCVLLNYLMPGKAFELLMSLVVSALVINWAMISITHLKFRRALHGEGRKTRFPSLGYPLTNVVCLLFLAAILVIMFLTPGIRISVWLIPVWLLVLAVSYQFRKKSSAVSAVDIVETPHS from the coding sequence ATGGATTCGCAACACACAGAAAGCCAGCTCAAAAGAGGGCTGAAAAATCGCCATATTCAGCTGATTGCGCTGGGCGGCGCCATTGGCACCGGCCTGTTTCTCGGCATCGCGCAAACCATCAAGATGGCGGGTCCGTCCGTGCTGCTGGGGTATGCCGTCGCCGGTATTATCGCCTTCTTTATAATGCGTCAACTGGGTGAGATGGTTGTTCACGAGCCGGTTGCAGGCTCTTTCAGCCATTTTGCCAACAAATATTGGGGTGGTTTCGCCGGTTTTATGTCGGGGTGGAACTATTGGGTTCTCTATGTGCTGGTCAGCATGGCGGAACTCACCGCCGTCGGGATCTACGTGCAGTACTGGTGGCCGGAAATCCCGACCTGGGTTTCCGCCGCCGTCTTCTTCGTCGCCATTAATCTCGTCAATATGTCCAGCGTGAAGATTTATGGCGAAGTCGAATTCTGGTTTTCCATCGTCAAGGTCGCCGCCATTGTGGGCATGATTGCCTTTGGCGCCTGGCTGCTGGCCAGCGGTAATGGCGGTCCCGAAGCCAGCGTCGCCAACCTGTGGCAGCACGGCGGCTTCTTCCCGAATGGCGTCAAGGGGCTGGTGATGGCGATGGCGGTTATCATGTTCTCGTTCGGCGGCCTCGAGCTTATCGGCATTACCGCCGCCGAAGCGGACAATCCGCAGAAAAGCATTCCGAAAGCCACCAACCAGGTTATCTATCGCATTCTGCTGTTCTACGTCGGTGCGCTGGCGGTGCTGCTGTCGCTTTATCCGTGGCAGAAAGTGGTTGAAGGCGGCAGTCCTTTTGTGTTGATTTTCCATGCGCTTAACAGCAATCTGGTTGCGACGCTCCTGAACGCCGTCGTGCTGTCGGCGGCCTTGTCCGTCTACAACAGTTGCGTATTCAGCAACAGCCGTATGCTGTTTGGTTTAGCGAAACAGGGCAATGCGCCCAAGGCATTAATGAAAGTGAATCGCCGCGGGATCCCGTTTAACGCGCTCGCCGTGTCTGCCGTGGTGACCGCGCTTTGCGTACTGCTCAACTACCTGATGCCGGGCAAAGCGTTTGAGCTGCTGATGTCGCTGGTCGTTTCGGCGCTGGTGATTAACTGGGCGATGATTAGCATCACTCACCTGAAATTTCGCCGTGCGCTGCATGGCGAGGGTCGGAAAACCCGTTTCCCGAGTCTGGGATATCCGTTGACCAACGTTGTCTGCCTGCTGTTTCTGGCCGCGATACTGGTCATTATGTTCCTGACTCCGGGCATTCGGATTTCAGTCTGGCTTATCCCCGTCTGGCTGCTCGTTCTCGCCGTGAGCTATCAGTTCAGGAAAAAGAGCTCTGCCGTCTCGGCGGTCGACATTGTAGAAACACCTCACTCATAA
- a CDS encoding LacI family DNA-binding transcriptional regulator, translated as MNKPRSVTLDDVARHAGVSYQTVSRVLNQAAQVSEKTRVRVEAAMRELNYVPNRMAQQLAGKRSFTLGLASTNLALNAPSQGASAIKTRANQLGYHVVISMVEDLQLQSCRAAVNELIAQRVDGILINVPLETADAHEVKQCCGDLPVLFLDVDPHANLFSILFDPLEGARQGLAHLISLGHRDISLLTGPLESVSARLRYEGWLSGLKEHSLNPFSVLHGDWSSASGYQLALGLLNQPQRPTAILVANDQMALGVLRAAHEGGVAIPQQLSVVGYDDTEDSAYFQPPLTTIAQDFRLSGRESVNRMVQVLQHPQQGIPESLLLHTTLMLRHTTSSPGEQHECAQTLADELKRLARRLERL; from the coding sequence TTGAACAAGCCAAGATCCGTTACGCTCGATGATGTTGCCCGCCACGCCGGCGTCTCTTATCAGACGGTGTCGCGCGTGCTGAATCAGGCGGCGCAGGTCTCCGAGAAAACGCGTGTCCGGGTCGAAGCGGCCATGCGCGAGTTGAACTACGTGCCGAATCGCATGGCGCAGCAGCTGGCGGGCAAACGGAGTTTTACGCTGGGGCTGGCGAGTACCAATCTGGCGCTGAATGCGCCGTCGCAGGGTGCCTCGGCAATCAAGACTCGCGCCAATCAGTTGGGTTATCATGTGGTTATCTCGATGGTCGAGGATTTGCAGCTGCAATCCTGCCGCGCGGCCGTCAATGAACTGATTGCCCAGCGCGTCGACGGCATTCTTATCAATGTGCCGCTCGAAACCGCCGATGCCCATGAGGTGAAACAGTGCTGCGGCGATCTGCCGGTGCTGTTTCTGGATGTCGATCCGCACGCTAATCTGTTTAGTATCCTTTTCGATCCGCTGGAAGGCGCACGTCAGGGGCTGGCACACCTTATTTCACTCGGACATCGGGATATTTCGCTGCTCACCGGCCCGCTGGAATCAGTGTCGGCCCGTCTGCGCTACGAGGGCTGGCTGAGCGGACTAAAAGAACATAGCCTCAATCCGTTTAGTGTCCTGCACGGCGACTGGAGTTCGGCTTCGGGATATCAACTTGCCCTCGGGCTGTTAAACCAGCCGCAGCGGCCCACGGCAATATTGGTCGCGAATGACCAGATGGCGCTCGGCGTGCTGCGTGCCGCGCATGAAGGTGGCGTTGCGATACCGCAACAGCTGTCGGTGGTAGGGTACGACGACACGGAAGACAGCGCCTATTTTCAACCGCCTTTAACCACCATCGCGCAGGATTTTCGCCTGAGCGGAAGGGAAAGCGTCAACAGGATGGTGCAGGTGCTGCAACACCCCCAGCAGGGCATTCCCGAGTCGTTGTTGCTGCACACGACGCTGATGTTACGTCACACCACTTCATCTCCGGGCGAACAGCACGAATGCGCCCAGACACTCGCCGACGAGTTGAAACGCCTTGCGCGAAGACTGGAACGGCTTTGA
- a CDS encoding beta-galactosidase encodes MKGYKDEAINPLGNVLARRDWENPVCTQVNRLPAHPPFQSWRNADEAREDKKSPSRKSLNGEWKFSYFAKPEAVPAAWLDGDLANADDITVPSNWQMSGYDAPIYTNVQYPIPVTPPFVPAENPTGCYSLTFEVDADWLAAGQTRIIFDGVNSAFYLWCNGRWVGYSQDSRLPAEFSLGDYLQAGSNRLAVMVLRWSDGSYLEDQDMWRMSGIFRDVSLLHKPAIQLADVQLQTHLHANFTLGELEANIAVRAPSTSLEALKIQVQLWQGNQHVAENIQPLGSEIIDERGAYAEKATLRLPLANPLLWSAEQPHLYRAVVSLLDADNRLIEAEAYDVGFRQVEISQGLLKLNGQPLLIRGTNRHEHHPEKGQAIDEATMLQDILLMKQHNFNAVRCSHYPNHPLWYTLCDRYGLYVVDEANIETHGMQPMNRLSDDPQWFNAFSERVTRMVQRDRNHPCIIIWSLGNESGHGSTHDALYSWIKSSDPTRPVQYEGGGANTAATDIICPMYARVDEDQPFPAVPKWSIKKWIGMPDETRPLILCEYAHAMGNSLGGFDKYWQAFRDFPRLQGGFIWDWVDQSLTRTGEDGISYSAYGGDFGDKPNDRQFCMNGLVFQDRTPHPALFEAQRAQQFFHFTLVSHQPLVVEVFSDYLFRHTDNETLSWRIELDGQSIYHGETALDIPPKGSQRITLGDYPAISATGEIWLNLDVIQPEQTPWSEAGHRSAWHQWPLPRGLALPTVSTSTHQTASVQQKEDGAVEVTAETQRWLFNRQTGLLEQWWHHDKPQLLSPLRDQFVRAPLDNDIGVSEATRIDPNAWVERWKTAGLYELETQLLRFEVNQQADAVIIDTAHAYVSRQSVALISRKTYRITLQGELQLEVNVKVAGDLPSPARIGLTCCLRQVEESATWLGLGPHENYPDRQLAAQFSRWTLPLEQLYTPYVFPSENGSRGGTRELRYGDWQWQGDFAFGLSRFSLRQLMDTSHRHLLREEEGTWLNIDAFRMGIGGDDSWSPSVSPEYLLTAGEYRYSLRWAHKSVGESASR; translated from the coding sequence ATGAAAGGTTACAAAGACGAGGCGATCAATCCGCTAGGCAACGTGCTGGCGCGCCGCGACTGGGAGAATCCGGTTTGTACGCAGGTAAATCGCCTGCCGGCCCATCCGCCGTTTCAAAGCTGGCGTAATGCCGACGAAGCCAGAGAAGACAAGAAGTCTCCGAGCCGAAAATCGTTGAATGGCGAGTGGAAATTCAGCTACTTCGCGAAACCGGAGGCGGTACCGGCAGCCTGGCTCGATGGCGATTTGGCAAATGCTGACGATATTACCGTACCGTCAAACTGGCAGATGTCGGGCTATGATGCGCCGATTTATACCAACGTCCAGTATCCGATACCGGTAACGCCGCCTTTCGTTCCCGCAGAAAACCCTACCGGATGTTACTCGCTCACATTTGAGGTGGATGCAGACTGGCTGGCAGCCGGGCAAACGCGCATTATCTTCGACGGCGTCAATTCCGCTTTTTATCTCTGGTGCAACGGCCGCTGGGTCGGCTATTCGCAGGACAGTCGCCTGCCCGCCGAGTTCAGCCTTGGCGATTATCTGCAAGCGGGGAGCAACCGACTGGCGGTGATGGTGCTGCGCTGGAGCGACGGCAGTTATCTGGAAGATCAGGATATGTGGCGAATGAGCGGTATCTTCCGCGACGTCAGCCTGTTGCACAAACCTGCAATCCAGCTCGCCGATGTTCAGCTGCAAACCCATCTGCATGCCAATTTTACTCTGGGTGAACTGGAAGCCAACATCGCTGTGCGTGCGCCTTCCACCTCGCTCGAGGCCCTGAAAATTCAGGTGCAACTGTGGCAGGGTAATCAACATGTCGCAGAAAATATTCAGCCGCTTGGCAGTGAGATCATTGACGAGCGCGGAGCTTATGCCGAGAAAGCGACGTTGCGCCTGCCGCTGGCGAACCCGCTGCTGTGGAGCGCGGAACAGCCGCACCTTTATCGCGCGGTAGTGTCTCTGCTGGACGCGGATAATCGCCTGATTGAAGCCGAAGCTTACGACGTCGGTTTCCGTCAGGTCGAGATAAGTCAGGGTCTGTTGAAACTCAACGGCCAGCCGTTGCTTATTCGCGGCACCAATCGTCACGAACATCATCCCGAGAAAGGTCAGGCAATAGACGAAGCGACGATGCTGCAAGATATCCTGTTGATGAAACAGCATAACTTCAATGCCGTGCGCTGCTCGCATTATCCGAATCATCCGCTGTGGTACACGCTTTGCGACCGCTATGGACTGTACGTGGTGGATGAAGCCAACATTGAAACGCACGGCATGCAGCCGATGAACCGACTGTCTGACGACCCGCAGTGGTTCAATGCGTTTAGCGAACGTGTAACCCGCATGGTGCAGCGCGATCGCAACCATCCGTGCATTATTATCTGGTCGCTGGGCAATGAATCCGGGCATGGATCGACGCACGACGCGCTGTATAGCTGGATAAAATCCAGCGATCCTACGCGTCCGGTGCAGTACGAAGGCGGCGGAGCCAATACGGCGGCGACCGACATCATCTGCCCGATGTATGCCCGCGTCGACGAAGATCAGCCTTTCCCGGCGGTACCGAAATGGTCCATCAAGAAATGGATTGGTATGCCGGACGAAACCCGTCCGCTTATCCTCTGTGAATACGCCCATGCCATGGGCAACAGCCTCGGCGGCTTCGACAAATATTGGCAGGCCTTCCGTGACTTTCCGCGCTTGCAGGGCGGATTTATCTGGGACTGGGTCGACCAGAGTCTGACGCGCACCGGCGAGGATGGCATCAGCTATTCGGCCTACGGCGGTGATTTTGGCGACAAGCCCAACGATCGCCAGTTCTGCATGAATGGCCTGGTGTTTCAGGACCGCACGCCGCATCCGGCGCTGTTCGAGGCGCAGCGCGCGCAGCAATTCTTCCACTTTACGCTGGTTAGCCATCAACCTCTGGTGGTCGAAGTCTTCAGCGATTATCTGTTCCGCCACACGGACAATGAAACCCTGAGCTGGCGCATCGAGCTGGACGGGCAGTCGATTTATCACGGTGAAACAGCACTGGATATCCCACCGAAAGGCAGTCAGCGCATCACGCTCGGCGACTATCCGGCAATAAGCGCGACGGGCGAAATCTGGCTCAACCTCGACGTTATCCAGCCTGAACAGACGCCGTGGTCGGAAGCCGGACATCGCAGCGCCTGGCATCAATGGCCACTGCCGCGCGGTCTGGCGCTGCCGACGGTCTCGACATCAACGCATCAGACGGCGTCAGTGCAGCAGAAGGAAGACGGCGCGGTCGAGGTGACGGCGGAGACTCAACGCTGGCTGTTCAATCGTCAAACCGGTCTGCTGGAACAGTGGTGGCATCACGACAAACCCCAGTTGCTGTCGCCGCTACGGGATCAGTTTGTACGCGCGCCGCTGGATAACGACATTGGCGTCAGCGAAGCGACCCGTATCGATCCCAATGCCTGGGTCGAGCGCTGGAAGACAGCGGGTCTGTACGAACTGGAAACCCAGCTGTTGCGCTTCGAGGTGAATCAGCAGGCAGATGCCGTCATTATCGATACGGCGCATGCCTATGTTTCACGACAGAGCGTGGCATTGATAAGCCGTAAAACCTATCGCATCACCTTGCAGGGCGAACTGCAACTCGAGGTTAACGTCAAGGTCGCGGGCGACCTGCCTTCTCCGGCGCGTATCGGCCTGACCTGCTGTCTGCGTCAGGTTGAGGAGTCGGCAACCTGGCTGGGTCTGGGGCCGCACGAAAACTATCCCGATCGCCAGCTGGCCGCGCAATTCTCGCGCTGGACGCTGCCGCTCGAACAGCTCTATACGCCTTACGTGTTCCCGTCGGAAAACGGGTCACGCGGCGGGACACGCGAGTTGCGTTATGGCGACTGGCAATGGCAGGGCGACTTTGCCTTCGGCCTAAGCCGCTTCAGCCTGCGTCAATTGATGGACACCAGCCATCGTCATCTGCTCAGGGAAGAAGAGGGCACCTGGCTCAACATCGATGCTTTCCGCATGGGGATTGGCGGCGATGATTCCTGGAGTCCGAGCGTCAGCCCGGAATATCTGCTGACGGCGGGTGAATACCGATATTCGCTGCGCTGGGCGCATAAATCCGTGGGCGAAAGCGCATCGCGTTAA
- a CDS encoding MFS transporter, with amino-acid sequence MNYIKNTNFWTFGLFFFFYFFIMGAYFPFFPIWLHDINHISQSDTGIIFACISFFSLVFQPIFGLLSDKLGLKKHLLWIITGMLVLFAPFFIYVFGPLLQTNILLGSIVGGIYLGFIYNGGAPSIEAYIEKVSRRSDFEFGRARMFGCVGWAICASVVGIMFTINNQFVFWLGSGCAVILAILLLIAKPAVGSSARVANELGANSKPFNLRLAAELLKDKKLWFLGLYVVGVSCTYEVFDQQFANFFTSFFSSPSEGTRVFGYITTLGELLNALIMFFAPAIVNRIGGKNALLLAGAIMSIRIIGSSFASTPVEVVLLKTLHMFEIPFLIVGCFKYITSVFEVRFSATIYLVCFCFFKQIAMMFMSVFAGDMYGKIGFHGTYLILGLITLAFTLLSIFTLTGRGPLQAFKPATRIADKPLNNA; translated from the coding sequence ATGAATTATATAAAAAATACTAATTTCTGGACGTTTGGACTGTTCTTCTTTTTCTACTTTTTCATCATGGGTGCCTATTTTCCGTTCTTTCCTATCTGGTTGCACGACATCAACCACATCAGTCAGAGCGACACCGGCATTATCTTTGCCTGTATCTCTTTCTTCTCGCTGGTGTTTCAACCGATATTCGGCCTGCTTTCCGACAAGCTGGGACTCAAGAAACATCTGCTGTGGATAATCACGGGCATGCTGGTGCTGTTCGCGCCGTTCTTTATCTACGTTTTTGGACCGCTGCTGCAAACCAACATTCTGCTGGGCTCCATCGTTGGCGGTATCTATCTCGGTTTTATCTACAACGGCGGTGCGCCGTCGATTGAAGCCTATATCGAGAAAGTCAGCCGCCGCAGCGATTTCGAATTTGGCCGTGCGCGTATGTTCGGCTGCGTGGGCTGGGCGATTTGCGCCTCCGTTGTCGGGATCATGTTTACCATCAACAATCAGTTTGTCTTCTGGCTGGGATCGGGCTGCGCGGTGATTCTGGCGATTCTGCTGCTTATCGCCAAACCGGCGGTCGGTTCGAGTGCACGGGTGGCCAATGAACTGGGCGCCAACAGCAAACCGTTCAACCTGCGTCTGGCGGCAGAACTGCTCAAGGATAAAAAGCTGTGGTTCCTCGGGCTTTACGTGGTCGGCGTGTCCTGCACCTATGAGGTGTTCGATCAGCAATTTGCCAACTTCTTTACCTCGTTCTTCAGCAGCCCCAGCGAAGGGACGCGCGTCTTCGGCTACATCACGACACTCGGCGAACTGCTCAACGCGCTTATCATGTTCTTTGCGCCCGCCATCGTTAACCGCATCGGCGGCAAGAATGCGCTGCTGCTGGCCGGTGCCATTATGTCCATCCGTATTATCGGCTCCTCCTTTGCCAGCACGCCGGTGGAAGTGGTGTTGCTGAAAACGCTGCATATGTTCGAGATCCCGTTCCTGATTGTCGGCTGTTTCAAATACATCACCTCGGTATTTGAAGTGCGCTTTTCGGCCACCATCTATCTGGTCTGTTTCTGCTTCTTCAAGCAGATTGCGATGATGTTCATGTCGGTCTTTGCCGGCGACATGTACGGCAAAATCGGTTTCCACGGCACCTATCTGATTCTGGGGCTTATCACGCTTGCGTTCACGTTGCTGTCGATTTTCACCCTGACCGGACGCGGTCCGCTGCAAGCTTTCAAGCCTGCGACAAGAATTGCCGATAAGCCTCTCAACAATGCCTAA
- the mscS gene encoding small-conductance mechanosensitive channel MscS yields the protein MEDLNVVDGIQNAGTWLARNQALLIHYAVNIVAAVVILIIGLLVAKAVSRGVSRVMHLRGIDLTVSDFLSALVRYAIIAFTLIAVLGRIGVQTTSVIAVIGAAGLAVGLALQGSLSNFAAGVLLVIFRPFRAGEYVDLGGVAGTVTHVQIFSTTLLTPDNKVIVVPNGKIIAGNITNNSREPTSRTDIIVSVSYDAEIAKVKQVLGDIANADERIIKDKGIVIRMNEMGASTLDFVVRYWTTNGDSQNVKWDLLEQFKEALDANSIGIPYPQMDVHLFRSAEAKEAEAKEAEAKEAEAKAVESKGAPQVGIE from the coding sequence ATGGAAGATTTGAACGTAGTGGATGGCATTCAGAATGCCGGAACGTGGTTAGCCAGAAATCAGGCTTTACTGATTCATTATGCGGTCAATATCGTGGCCGCTGTGGTTATCCTGATTATCGGCTTGCTGGTTGCGAAAGCGGTTTCCAGAGGCGTGAGTCGCGTGATGCATCTGCGTGGCATCGATCTGACCGTTTCCGACTTTCTGTCGGCGCTGGTACGTTATGCAATTATCGCCTTTACGCTGATTGCCGTGCTGGGCCGAATCGGCGTGCAGACCACCTCTGTAATCGCCGTAATCGGTGCTGCCGGTTTGGCCGTGGGTCTGGCTTTGCAGGGCTCGCTTTCCAACTTTGCTGCAGGCGTATTGCTGGTTATCTTCCGTCCGTTCCGCGCGGGTGAATATGTTGATCTGGGCGGCGTGGCCGGTACGGTAACGCACGTGCAGATCTTCTCCACCACGCTGCTGACGCCAGACAACAAAGTGATTGTCGTGCCGAACGGTAAAATCATTGCCGGTAACATTACCAACAACTCACGCGAACCGACCAGCCGTACCGACATTATCGTCAGCGTGTCCTATGATGCCGAAATCGCCAAGGTGAAACAGGTGCTGGGCGACATCGCCAACGCCGATGAACGTATCATCAAAGATAAAGGCATCGTAATCCGCATGAACGAAATGGGCGCTTCGACGCTGGATTTCGTCGTGCGTTACTGGACCACCAACGGCGACTCGCAAAACGTGAAATGGGATCTGCTGGAGCAGTTTAAAGAAGCGCTGGATGCCAACAGCATCGGCATTCCTTATCCGCAGATGGACGTTCACCTGTTCCGTAGCGCTGAAGCCAAAGAGGCAGAAGCCAAAGAGGCAGAAGCCAAAGAAGCCGAAGCCAAAGCCGTAGAAAGCAAAGGCGCGCCGCAGGTCGGCATCGAGTAA
- the argO gene encoding arginine exporter ArgO, producing MFTTFLQGMMLSAAMILPIGPQNAFVMNQGIRRQYHLMIAALCAFSDIALICAGIFGGSALLDSYPTLLFIVSWGGVAFLLWFGWGAFRTALAAQPQQVEAKVMAQSRWRIVGSMMAVTWLNPHVYLDTFVVLGSLGGRLASDERAWFALGAVLSSTLWFFGLAILAALLSPWLNKGKTQRAINLVVGIVMWGIALQLALQNLHL from the coding sequence ATGTTCACGACCTTCCTGCAGGGCATGATGCTCAGTGCGGCGATGATTTTGCCTATCGGCCCACAGAACGCCTTTGTGATGAATCAGGGCATTCGCCGTCAGTATCACCTGATGATTGCCGCACTTTGTGCATTCAGCGACATTGCGCTGATTTGCGCCGGTATCTTTGGCGGTAGCGCGCTGCTCGACAGCTACCCAACTCTGCTGTTTATCGTCAGCTGGGGCGGCGTCGCCTTCTTGCTGTGGTTTGGCTGGGGCGCATTTCGCACGGCGCTGGCCGCACAACCGCAGCAGGTGGAAGCGAAAGTCATGGCGCAAAGCCGCTGGCGTATTGTCGGCAGCATGATGGCGGTAACCTGGCTGAATCCGCACGTCTATCTCGATACCTTTGTCGTGCTCGGCAGTCTGGGCGGACGCCTTGCCAGCGACGAACGCGCCTGGTTCGCCCTCGGCGCGGTGCTCTCTTCGACGCTGTGGTTTTTTGGTCTGGCAATCCTTGCCGCGCTGCTGTCGCCCTGGTTAAACAAAGGTAAAACGCAGCGGGCGATCAATCTTGTCGTGGGCATCGTGATGTGGGGTATCGCGCTACAACTGGCATTGCAAAACCTGCATTTGTGA
- a CDS encoding oxidative stress defense protein, with protein sequence MKLKALAMAAMLGLGTLPAALQAAEVPEGPHVVTSGTASVDAVPDIATLAIEVNVSAKDAASAKKQADERVAQYFAFLQKNNIDKKDINAANLRTQPEYDYLKDGSSVLKGYRAVRQVQVTLRQLDKLNELLDGALKSGLNEIRAVELGVANPDTYRNQARQKAIDNATQQAKALAEGFHSQLGQVYSIRYHVANYQPMPVARMYKTADAAGQSDAAQTYEQQSIHFDDQVDVVFELKNGEVAK encoded by the coding sequence GTGAAATTGAAAGCATTGGCTATGGCCGCCATGTTGGGATTAGGGACATTACCCGCTGCACTTCAGGCTGCTGAAGTACCAGAGGGACCGCATGTGGTAACTTCAGGTACAGCCAGCGTCGATGCCGTACCCGACATCGCTACGCTGGCTATTGAAGTCAATGTTTCTGCAAAAGATGCCGCTTCTGCCAAAAAACAGGCAGACGAGCGCGTCGCGCAGTATTTTGCGTTTCTGCAAAAAAACAATATCGACAAGAAAGACATCAATGCCGCCAATCTGCGCACCCAGCCGGAATATGACTATCTGAAAGATGGCAGCAGCGTGCTGAAAGGCTATCGCGCAGTGCGTCAGGTGCAGGTTACGCTGCGTCAGCTGGACAAACTCAACGAGCTGCTGGACGGCGCGCTGAAGTCAGGGCTGAATGAAATCCGTGCGGTTGAGCTGGGCGTGGCGAATCCTGATACCTATCGCAATCAGGCGCGTCAGAAAGCGATTGATAACGCCACCCAGCAGGCCAAGGCGCTGGCGGAAGGCTTCCACAGCCAGCTCGGTCAGGTTTACAGCATTCGTTACCACGTCGCGAACTATCAGCCGATGCCGGTAGCCAGAATGTATAAAACCGCCGATGCCGCGGGCCAGAGTGACGCCGCGCAAACCTACGAGCAGCAGAGCATTCACTTTGACGATCAGGTTGATGTGGTGTTCGAGCTGAAGAACGGCGAAGTGGCGAAGTAA
- a CDS encoding LysR family transcriptional regulator ArgP, translating to MKRPDYRTLQALDAVIRERGFERAAQKLCITQSAVSQRIKQLENLFGQPLLVRTVPPRPTEQGQKLLALLHQVELLEEEWLGSDNINDSNDTPLLLSLAVNADSLATWLLPALKSVLVDSPIRLNLQVEDETRTQERLRRGEVVGAVSIQPQPLPSCLVDQLGALDYLFVASKGFAERYFPNGVTRSALLKAPAVAFDHLDDMHQAFLQQYFDLSPGSVPCHIVNSSEAFVQLARQGTTCCMIPHLQIEKELESGELIDLTPGLLQRRMLYWHRFAPESRMMRKVTDALLAHGRQVLRQD from the coding sequence ATGAAACGCCCAGACTATAGAACGCTGCAAGCGCTGGACGCTGTGATCCGTGAACGCGGTTTCGAACGTGCAGCGCAAAAGCTGTGCATTACCCAATCCGCTGTTTCTCAACGTATTAAACAATTGGAAAATTTATTCGGCCAGCCTTTGCTGGTGCGGACCGTTCCGCCACGGCCAACCGAACAGGGCCAGAAACTGCTGGCGCTATTGCATCAGGTCGAACTGCTCGAAGAAGAGTGGCTGGGCAGCGACAACATCAACGACAGTAATGATACGCCACTGCTGCTGTCGCTTGCGGTCAACGCCGACAGTCTGGCGACCTGGCTGTTGCCGGCGCTGAAATCGGTGCTGGTCGACTCCCCTATTCGCCTGAACCTGCAGGTTGAAGATGAAACCCGAACCCAGGAACGTCTGCGTCGCGGTGAAGTGGTGGGCGCGGTCAGTATTCAGCCGCAGCCGCTGCCGAGCTGTCTGGTCGACCAACTGGGCGCGCTGGACTATCTCTTCGTGGCCTCGAAAGGTTTTGCCGAACGCTATTTCCCGAACGGCGTGACCCGCTCTGCGTTACTGAAAGCGCCCGCAGTCGCCTTTGACCATCTCGACGACATGCATCAAGCCTTCCTGCAGCAGTATTTCGACCTGTCGCCGGGCAGCGTGCCGTGCCACATCGTCAACTCGTCCGAAGCCTTTGTGCAGTTGGCGCGTCAAGGCACCACCTGCTGTATGATCCCGCACTTGCAGATTGAAAAAGAGTTGGAAAGCGGAGAGTTGATTGACCTGACGCCGGGTCTGTTACAGCGCCGGATGCTGTACTGGCACCGCTTTGCGCCGGAGAGCCGCATGATGCGCAAAGTGACCGATGCCCTGCTGGCACATGGTCGTCAGGTGCTGCGCCAGGACTAG